The DNA segment CAACAGGACTTTCTTTATCTGAATGGAATATTCTTGTTAAAGATAAAGGAGGCGAGCCAATGGCTAACTGTAATGAAAAAAACTGCAACTGTACGAATACTGCCTGCGAGAGGCATGGCAAGTGCTGTCTTTGCATCAATTTTCACCGGGAGAAGGGAAGCAAGGTATTCTGTATGCGGGATAAGAAGTAAAGGAGAGGAAAGTAAGCGACTGCCGGTAACGGCAGTCTTTTTTGTCGGACCCGGGCTTTTGTAACAAGCGGTGGCTGACGGGATTTTCCACTGTGTCCTTGTAACATCGTTTCTCTGCAAGCCATAGAATATAAGGGTATATACATACCACAATATGTGAAGAGGAGCTGATCTTACATGGGTTTTGGTGGATGTGGCTACGGAAACGGCTTTGGCCACAGTTGGATTATCATTATCATCATTATCATTTTACTATTGTTCTGCTGCTGTGACGACAACGGTCCTTCCTATACTTGCTAGAGCAGCCATTGCGGCAGCCTATGTGGGGGATACGCTGTACACAGGGTAAGTCAATTGCTGAACTGAAGACAGAAACCCCGCTTCGGATCATTCCGGGCGGGGTCTTTCTTTAGGCTTCGCAAACACCTTTGTTAACATAAATTCATAGACTAATAGGGGAGGGATAAATATGACAAATTGGTTAGTCCGGATTGGCAATTGGTTTCTTGGCAAGGCAGAGGAAGTGGAACAGCTGGATAGTGCCATGAAAGCTATCGTCAATCAGCAGACAAAACGCGCTTTTTATCTTGGGGCCGGCGCGGGGATTGTGGTGACGGCCGGACTGGTCTGGTTGCTGGGGTGAGGCAATGGAGTTTATTAAGCTGCATTGGAGGACAATTGGCGGAGTAGTGGTAGCCCTGGCTCTGGGGTTTTATATCTATACGTTGGAAGGAAGGGTCCGGGAGGCAGAGGAACAGAAACAAAACGCGCTCGTCTTAAGCCAGCAGCAAGCGATGAATGCCAATGTGCTGCAGAATATGCTGGATTTAAACAAGCAGAATGCGGCGATGCTAGCCTCGTTTATCGCCAAAGTCCAGCAGGGGCAGGTTCAGCCGGTAACCAATTTTACCGTGACGGCGGCTACGCCGTCGGAAGCAGCCAGTCAGGTGGCCGAAAAAATTAACCGTCAGGATCCGACGCTGCCGCCGGAAGCGTTGGAAAAAACCGATAATACCATAGTCAGTGTACAAAAACTTACCGACGCCGAAAAGCTGGCGACGCAAACTGCCAATAAAGCGAAACAGGAAGCCGGACAAACGACGGTTAATGAAGACTACGGCGTTGCGGTCTACAAAAATAATAATTACCGGAACTGGTATATTGGCACCGGTGTGGGATGGCACGACGGTGATCACTATGTGCCGGTCAGCCTCCAGCGTAATTTCAGCAAGGATGCCGCCTTGGAATGGGAAGCCCATTTGGATGGGGATATGAATGTTAAGGGCGGGGAGATTAAATATAAGCGTGGGGTCAATAAGTTATTTTTTGGGCTGTTCTGAAGGTTGTACCATAATAACCTGCAGAAATCAATTCATCACCCTGCCGGGCGGGGTGATTTTTTTTATTTTGGAAAAATGTGATATTATAGAAGGGTAGACAGTCAGCAAGGTTTGCTGCTATACAATAAAATAAAAAAGTAAAGAGAGGTTTTTGGATGACGAAAAAACATCGATTATTACAATACTTTAGGAAGTACCTTTTGTTGTTTATTGGTTCCATTATCTACGCAGCCGGCCTGGAGATTTTTTTAGTGCCGAATAATGTAATCGACGGAGGTGTGGTCGGCATTGCCATTATGGCAAGTCACCTGACGGGACTGCCCTTTTGGGTGTTTCTGGTCGTGATTAATATTCCGTTTGTTTATTTGGGCTATAAGCAGATTGGCAAGACGTTTACGATAGCTACTCTATTTTCTATTCTGTCCCTGTCTTATTGGAGTAATATTTTTCTGCCGGTTCCCGGGTTAACTGAGGATTTGTTTTTAGCTTCGGTATACGGCGGTGTTATTTTGGGGATCGGCGTTGGCCTGATTGTCCGGTATGGCGGTTCTCTGGACGGCTCGGAGATTGTCGCCATCTTAATGGATAAACGGTCCAGCTTTTCCGTCGGCGAAATTGTGCTGATCATCAACCTGTTCATCTTAACCGGCGCCGGTTTGGTTTTTGGCTGGGACCGGGCGATGTATTCCTTATTCACCTACTTTATTGCTTCCAAGGTAATCGATATTACCATTGAAGGTCTGGATGAATCGAAAGCGGTGATCATTGTGTCCGATCAGTCGGCAGCTATAACCGGTGCGCTGATGGACCGGCTTGGCCGGGGAGTCACCATTTTGCGGGGAGAAGGCGCCTATAGCGGCGATGCGAAAAATATTCTTTATACGGTGATTACCCGGCTGGAGGTTGCTAAACTAAAAGCGATTATTGAGGAAATCGATGAAAAGGCCTTCGTCACCATCAATGATGTACATGATGTGTTTGGGGGCACCTTTAAGAAAAAAGCAATTCACTAAGCTCGGCCAGCTTATTTTCGAATCAATGGAATGGCGGTTTAAAAAGGAATTTGTCAGGATATGGGCGAATAAAATGTTTACGGTGCAATAATCATGATTTTGCTCAGGTTTGCGTTATAGGGGGATGAAATATGAATTTTTTTAAGAAAGCGCCATGTCATGAGGCT comes from the Propionispora vibrioides genome and includes:
- a CDS encoding YitT family protein yields the protein MTKKHRLLQYFRKYLLLFIGSIIYAAGLEIFLVPNNVIDGGVVGIAIMASHLTGLPFWVFLVVINIPFVYLGYKQIGKTFTIATLFSILSLSYWSNIFLPVPGLTEDLFLASVYGGVILGIGVGLIVRYGGSLDGSEIVAILMDKRSSFSVGEIVLIINLFILTGAGLVFGWDRAMYSLFTYFIASKVIDITIEGLDESKAVIIVSDQSAAITGALMDRLGRGVTILRGEGAYSGDAKNILYTVITRLEVAKLKAIIEEIDEKAFVTINDVHDVFGGTFKKKAIH